Proteins encoded by one window of Gopherus evgoodei ecotype Sinaloan lineage unplaced genomic scaffold, rGopEvg1_v1.p scaffold_32_arrow_ctg1, whole genome shotgun sequence:
- the LOC115640692 gene encoding putative olfactory receptor 2B3, translating to MGLGNWSSQWEFILLGVSDQPQLEMLLFVVFLVLYIMNLVGNLAIIVVLWLEPSLHTPMYFFLSNLSFLDLCYTTSTVPQMLVNFRSTHKSITWAGCVAQLYVFLSLGCTECLLLVVMAYDRYVAICQPLRYTIVMSRRLCLQMVATVWLSGFGNSMLQTILTVWVPRCGRNRVDHFFCEVPALLKLACVDTSANEAEAFAVSVIFLLVPLGFILVSYGYIVAAVLRIRSAQGRLKAFNTCASHLAVVSLFYGTAIFMYLQPPSSYSQKRGKMVSLFYGIIAPMLNSLIYTMRNKDMYRALRRVRGRLFGSKRT from the exons ATGGGGTT AGGGAACTGGAGCTCCCAGTGGGAGTTCATCCTATTGGGGGTCTCTGACCAACCACAACTGGAGATGCTGCTTTTCGTGGTCTTTCTAGTCTTGTACATCATGAACCTGGTAGGGAACCTGGCCATCATAGTGGTCTTGTGGCTGGAACCCAGTCTCCACACCcctatgtatttcttcctcagcaACCTCTCTTTCCTGGACCTTTGCTACACCACCAGCACCGTTCCTCAGATGCTGGTGAACTTCCGTAGCACCCACAAGTCCATCACCTGGGCTGGCTGCGTGGCCCAGCTCTACGTCTTCCTCTCGCTGGGCTGCACCGAGTGCCTCTTGCTGGTCGTCATGGCCTACGACCGCTACGTCGCCATCTGCCAGCCACTGCGCTACACAATTGTCATGAGCCGCCGCCTCTGCCTGCAGATGGTGGCCACTGTCTGGTTGAGCGGCTTCGGCAACTCCATGCTGCAGACCATCCTGACTGTGTGGGTGCCCCGGTGTGGGCGGAACCGGGTAGACCATTTCTTCTGCGAGGTGCCGGCCCTGCTGAAGCTGGCCTGTGTTGACACCTCCGCCAACGAGGCTGAGGCTTTTGCTGTCAGTGTGATCTTCCTGCTGGTGCCGCTGGGCTTCATCCTGGTATCCTACGGCTACATCGTCGCTGCCGTGCTGAGGATTCGCTCGGCCCAGGGCAGGCTTAAGGCCTTCAACACCTGCGCCTCCCACCTGGCCGTGGTGTCGCTTTTCTACGGCACGGCCATTTTCATGTATCTACAGCCTCCATCCAGCTACTCCCAGAAGCGGGGCAAGATGGTCTCCCTCTTCTATGGCATCATTGCCCCCATGCTGAACTCGCTGATCTACACCATGAGGAACAAGGATATGTACAGGGCTCTAAGGAGGGTGCGGGGGAGGCTATTTGGGAGTAAGAGGACATGA
- the LOC115640691 gene encoding olfactory receptor 2B2-like, which yields MEEKRGNGSSQWEFILLGVSDQPQLEMLLFVVFLVLYIMNLVGNLAIIVVLWLEPSLHTPMYFFLSNLSFLDLCYTTSTVPQMLVNFRSTHKSITWAGCVAQLYVFLSLGCTECLLLVVMAYDRYVAICQPLRYTIVMSRRLCLQMAATVWMSGFSNSMLQTILIIWVPRCGRNRVDHFFCELPAMMKLACVDTSANEAEAFAVSVIFLLVPLGLILVSYGYIVAAVLRIRSAQGRLKAFNTCASHLAVVSLFYGTAIFMYLQPPSSYSQERGKMVSLFYGIIAPMLNSLIYTMRNKDVHGALRRVLGRLFGSKRT from the exons ATGGAG GAGAAAAGAGGGAACGGGAGCTCCCAGTGGGAGTTCATCCTATTGGGGGTCTCTGACCAACCACAACTGGAGATGCTGCTTTTCGTGGTCTTTCTAGTCTTGTACATCATGAACCTGGTGGGGAACCTGGCCATCATAGTGGTCTTGTGGCTGGAACCCAGTCTCCACACTcctatgtatttcttcctcagcaACCTCTCTTTCCTGGACCTTTGCTACACCACCAGCACCGTTCCTCAGATGCTGGTGAACTTCCGTAGCACCCACAAGTCCATCACCTGGGCTGGCTGCGTGGCCCAGCTCTACGTCTTCCTCTCGCTGGGCTGCACCGAGTGCCTCTTGTTGGTCGTCATGGCCTACGACCGCTACGTCGCCATCTGCCAGCCACTGCGCTACACAATTGTCATGAGCCGCCGCCTCTGCCTGCAGATGGCGGCCACCGTCTGGATGAGCGGTTTCAGCAACTCCATGCTGCAGACCATCCTGATCATCTGGGTGCCCCGATGTGGGCGGAACCGGGTCGACCATTTCTTCTGCGAGTTGCCAGCCATGATGAAGCTGGCCTGTGTTGACACCTCCGCCAACGAGGCTGAGGCTTTTGCTGTCAGTGTGATCTTCCTGCTGGTGCCGCTGGGCCTCATCCTGGTCTCCTACGGCTACATCGTCGCTGCCGTGCTGAGGATTCGCTCGGCCCAGGGCAGGCTCAAGGCCTTCAACACCTGTGCCTCCCACCTGGCCGTGGTGTCGCTCTTCTATGGCACAGCCATTTTCATGTATCTACAGCCTCCATCCAGCTACTCCCAGGAGCGGGGCAAGATGGTTTCCCTCTTCTATGGTATCATTGCCCCCATGCTGAACTCGCTGATCTACACCATGAGGAACAAGGATGTGCACGGAGCCCTAAGGAGGGTGCTGGGGAGGCTATTTGGGAGTAAGAGGACATGA